The Acaryochloris thomasi RCC1774 genome has a window encoding:
- a CDS encoding RNA recognition motif domain-containing protein, producing the protein MTIYVGNLSYDATQNDIQEVFSEYGTVKKAHLSTDRETGRPRGFAFIDMGSDAEEEKAIAELDGAEWMGRTLKVNKARPREN; encoded by the coding sequence ATGACAATTTACGTTGGCAATCTTTCTTACGACGCCACACAGAACGACATCCAAGAAGTATTCAGTGAATACGGCACCGTAAAAAAGGCCCACCTCTCCACCGACCGCGAGACCGGACGACCCAGAGGCTTTGCTTTCATAGACATGGGTTCTGATGCTGAAGAAGAAAAAGCGATCGCTGAGCTTGATGGAGCAGAGTGGATGGGCCGAACGCTCAAGGTCAATAAGGCCAGACCCAGAGAGAATTAG
- a CDS encoding AbrB family transcriptional regulator: MAKKTAAKKQDIQPLVGKELLKKLKDLSHLSKREKAKECGYVVGERVNQSGFMNAILEAKGISLDGESNGDGRGREATYRVKVHKNGNIVIGASYTEKMGLQVGDEFEIKLGYKHIHLNQITEDD, translated from the coding sequence ATGGCGAAGAAAACTGCAGCAAAGAAGCAAGACATTCAGCCCTTAGTTGGGAAAGAACTACTCAAAAAGCTCAAGGACTTATCCCACCTCTCTAAGCGGGAAAAAGCGAAGGAGTGCGGGTACGTCGTCGGTGAACGAGTCAACCAAAGTGGTTTCATGAATGCCATCTTGGAAGCCAAGGGCATCTCTCTTGACGGTGAATCCAATGGCGATGGTAGAGGGCGAGAGGCCACCTATCGAGTCAAAGTCCACAAGAATGGGAATATTGTGATCGGGGCTTCCTATACTGAGAAGATGGGGCTACAAGTTGGCGATGAGTTTGAAATCAAGCTCGGGTATAAGCACATTCATCTCAATCAGATCACTGAAGACGATTAG